The Sphingorhabdus sp. Alg231-15 genome has a segment encoding these proteins:
- a CDS encoding PEPxxWA-CTERM sorting domain-containing protein yields the protein MKKILLTAVSVVAFSTSANAATVFGVFGSAASDAQAAAQAQGNTASILGSLDAVSLAGIQVLWVLNGSNNSQTAALLGNAALGSFVSNGGIFLYHDRNVTDAASGLGQVGGGAISFTRDLSSNIDVENAVNPFTTGPGGTIDDTTLDGGNSSNHGYASLGSLPAGATAFLNNGTAGNVVDFSYSFGSGAVHYSSIPLDFYIDGGGSNGDSFRNIYTPNVLAQVSSLAGAVPEPATWAFMIFGFGAIGGALRSNGRRQRKANVKVSYA from the coding sequence ATGAAAAAGATTTTATTGACTGCGGTTTCGGTGGTTGCGTTTAGCACCTCTGCAAATGCCGCGACTGTTTTTGGCGTTTTTGGTAGCGCAGCTTCTGATGCGCAGGCTGCGGCACAGGCGCAGGGCAACACTGCGAGCATATTGGGTTCGTTGGACGCCGTAAGTCTGGCAGGTATTCAAGTGCTTTGGGTGCTCAATGGTAGCAATAACAGCCAGACCGCGGCGTTGCTTGGTAACGCTGCTTTAGGCTCTTTCGTAAGCAATGGCGGCATCTTTCTCTATCATGATCGTAACGTAACGGATGCAGCATCCGGCCTGGGTCAAGTCGGTGGCGGCGCCATCAGCTTTACCAGAGACCTCAGCTCAAATATTGATGTTGAGAATGCGGTAAATCCCTTCACGACTGGTCCTGGTGGAACAATTGACGACACCACGCTTGACGGCGGGAATAGCTCCAATCATGGATATGCTTCTTTGGGCTCCCTGCCTGCAGGTGCGACCGCTTTCCTGAATAACGGAACGGCTGGCAATGTTGTTGATTTCAGCTATTCATTCGGTTCCGGTGCCGTGCACTATTCTTCCATTCCGCTCGATTTCTATATTGATGGCGGCGGAAGCAACGGTGACAGTTTCCGCAATATCTACACACCAAATGTCTTGGCTCAAGTGTCCTCATTGGCAGGCGCTGTGCCTGAGCCTGCGACATGGGCGTTCATGATCTTTGGCTTTGGTGCCATTGGCGGTGCCCTAAGATCAAATGGGCGTCGTCAACGCAAGGCCAATGTGAAAGTTAGCTACGCTTAA
- the wrbA gene encoding NAD(P)H:quinone oxidoreductase, translating to MAKILVLYYSSYGHVDSLAQAIADGARDAAADVTIGRVPETAPLDVAQASGFSANEEHPVIEPDSLADYDGIIVGSPTRFGRLSSQMASFWDRTGGLWMKGALVGKVGASFTSTGSQHGGQETTQYSILSNLLHHGMTIVGLDYGFAGQMNADEIVGGSPYGASTVAGGDGSRTPHDSDLGGAKYLGAKVARTAAKLIA from the coding sequence ATGGCAAAAATACTCGTCTTATACTACTCGTCTTATGGTCATGTTGACAGTCTGGCTCAGGCCATTGCCGATGGTGCACGGGATGCCGCCGCAGACGTAACCATCGGACGTGTACCTGAAACCGCACCACTGGACGTGGCACAGGCATCGGGTTTCAGCGCCAACGAAGAACATCCGGTGATCGAGCCGGATAGCCTGGCTGACTATGACGGCATTATCGTCGGATCCCCCACCCGCTTTGGCCGGCTATCGAGCCAGATGGCGTCCTTCTGGGATCGCACGGGCGGATTATGGATGAAAGGCGCGCTTGTCGGCAAGGTCGGCGCTTCTTTTACGTCGACAGGTAGCCAGCATGGAGGACAGGAAACGACGCAATATTCAATCCTCAGCAACCTGCTCCATCACGGTATGACTATTGTCGGTCTGGACTATGGTTTTGCCGGACAAATGAATGCTGATGAAATTGTCGGCGGCTCTCCCTATGGCGCATCGACCGTCGCTGGCGGCGATGGCAGCCGAACGCCGCATGATAGTGATCTCGGCGGAGCGAAATATCTTGGCGCGAAGGTCGCGAGAACAGCGGCCAAGCTGATTGCCTGA
- a CDS encoding LysR substrate-binding domain-containing protein, which translates to MILPDFEAWAIFAAAARLGSFTAVAHELAISKPTVSKAITRLEESLGTVLFHRTSRKISLSTAGTALLPYAQAIAADGEAAMEAARDTAHLLRGQIRLAAPLSFGLSHLAPIIADFMCEYPEILVDVQLSDARVDLIEEGFDLAIRIADLPDSSLRAIRLRDMRAYFIAAPDYLERRSTPTRPEQLAEHDCFLYSNEATPEMWHMNGPQGEKISVRPQCRFRSNNGDIMLPALIAGRGIGYLPDFLCQDAIDRGALQVLLPEWRFGAMALNLVMPPSPHRPARVDALISYLKKHLR; encoded by the coding sequence ATGATCCTTCCTGACTTTGAAGCCTGGGCGATATTTGCAGCGGCGGCTCGGCTTGGCAGTTTTACTGCCGTGGCCCATGAGCTGGCTATTTCCAAACCAACGGTATCGAAGGCAATCACCCGCCTGGAGGAATCGCTTGGCACGGTGCTGTTCCATCGAACCTCACGAAAAATATCCCTTTCTACTGCGGGGACAGCGCTGCTTCCTTATGCACAGGCGATTGCCGCTGATGGAGAGGCGGCGATGGAAGCTGCTCGCGATACCGCTCATTTGCTGCGCGGCCAGATACGACTGGCCGCACCTTTAAGCTTTGGCTTGTCCCATCTCGCGCCGATCATCGCCGATTTCATGTGTGAATATCCAGAGATACTGGTTGATGTGCAGCTGAGCGATGCCCGGGTCGACTTGATTGAAGAGGGATTCGATCTCGCCATTCGCATTGCCGACCTGCCCGATAGCAGCTTGCGCGCCATTCGCCTGCGCGACATGCGGGCCTATTTCATTGCCGCACCAGACTATCTGGAGCGCCGCAGTACCCCGACAAGGCCAGAGCAGCTCGCCGAGCATGATTGCTTTCTCTATTCCAACGAAGCCACGCCGGAAATGTGGCATATGAACGGACCCCAGGGGGAAAAAATATCGGTTCGGCCCCAGTGCCGTTTTCGTAGCAACAATGGCGATATCATGTTGCCTGCGCTGATAGCAGGTCGCGGCATTGGGTATCTGCCGGACTTTCTCTGTCAGGACGCGATTGACCGTGGTGCCTTGCAGGTCCTCCTACCGGAATGGCGGTTTGGCGCGATGGCACTGAACCTTGTAATGCCACCATCGCCCCATCGCCCGGCACGCGTGGATGCGCTAATCAGCTATCTG
- a CDS encoding pirin family protein has protein sequence MIEKRTFADLAHIDHDWLQARHHFSFGRYWDPARMGFGPIRVWNDDEIASQTGFPMHPHENMEIITYVREGSITHRDSLGNEGHTGAGDVQVMSAGTGVTHSEYNLEDEQTRLFQIWIEPRASGGDPRWDAKTFPKGDRAGQLEILASGFDEDVDSGALMIRADARLYGATLKPGTVIQHDIPQGAHVYLVASAGALRVNAEEIAARDALAIREVSTLEIEALNDAELVFVEAFETNN, from the coding sequence ATGATTGAGAAACGCACATTTGCAGACCTGGCCCACATTGATCACGATTGGTTGCAAGCCCGGCATCATTTTTCCTTTGGGCGCTATTGGGATCCGGCCCGGATGGGCTTTGGCCCGATCCGCGTCTGGAATGATGACGAAATCGCTAGCCAGACCGGTTTTCCAATGCATCCGCACGAAAACATGGAAATCATCACCTATGTTCGAGAAGGTTCGATCACCCATCGCGACTCTCTCGGCAATGAAGGCCACACTGGAGCGGGTGATGTGCAAGTGATGAGCGCCGGGACGGGCGTGACCCATAGCGAATATAATCTGGAGGATGAACAGACCCGTCTGTTCCAGATCTGGATCGAACCCCGCGCATCGGGCGGTGATCCGCGCTGGGATGCAAAAACCTTTCCTAAGGGTGATCGTGCTGGACAGCTGGAAATACTGGCCAGCGGCTTTGACGAGGACGTCGACAGCGGTGCCCTGATGATCCGGGCTGATGCACGGCTTTATGGCGCGACCCTGAAACCCGGCACGGTTATCCAGCATGACATCCCACAGGGTGCCCATGTCTACCTGGTCGCCTCCGCTGGTGCATTACGGGTCAATGCCGAAGAGATTGCAGCCCGTGATGCCCTGGCAATCCGCGAGGTCTCCACGCTGGAAATCGAAGCCTTGAATGATGCCGAACTGGTTTTCGTCGAGGCCTTTGAAACGAATAACTGA
- the rpoC gene encoding DNA-directed RNA polymerase subunit beta' — MNQVTNFANPIAKPETFDQIQIGLASPERIRSWSFGEIKKPETINYRTFKPERDGLFCARIFGPVKDYECLCGKYKRMKYKGIVCEKCGVEVTVTKVRRERMGHIDLAAPVAHIWFLKSLPSRIGLLLDMQLKQLERVLYFESYVVIEPGLTALEKFQLLTEDEMLEAQDEYGEDAFSAGIGAEAVKIMLQDLDLEREKEDLMEELATTKSTLKPKKIIKRLKVVESFIESGNKPEWMILEIIPVIPPELRPLVPLDGGRFATSDLNDLYRRVINRNNRLKRLMELRAPDIIVRNEKRMLQESVDALFDNGRRGRTITGANKRPLKSLSDMLKGKQGRFRQNLLGKRVDYSGRSVIVTGPELKLHQCGLPKKMALELFKPFIYARLDAKGLSMTLKQAKKWVEKERKEVWDILEEVIREHPVMLNRAPTLHRLGIQAFEPVLIEGKAIQLHPLVCSAFNADFDGDQMAVHVPLSLEAQLEARVLMMSTNNILSPANGKPIIVPSQDMVLGIYYLTMDRKGEPGEGMMLADMAEVHQALEIGAVTLHSKIHTRVPQTDEDGNPILKRFETTPGRLLIAECLPKSHKVPFDIVNRLLTKKEVGDVIDQVYRHTGQKDTVLFADAIMDLGFRHACKAGISFGKDDMIIPDSKDATVEETRALVADYEQQYQDGLITQQEKYNKVIDAWSRCGDQVANAMMDELAATPEDEHGRERQINAIYMMSHSGARGSPAQMKQLGGMRGLMAKPSGEIIETPIISNFKEGLTVLEYFNSTHGARKGLADTALKTANSGYLTRRLVDVSQDCTIVENDCGTENALEMKAIVQGGSVIASLGERILGRTMAEDIVDSKDDSVVIKAGTLLDEAAIKVIEDLGIQSARIRSPLVCESKMGVCGTCYGRDLARGTPVNIGEAVGVIAAQSIGEPGTQLTMRTFHIGGAAQLNEQSNLEAVAEGKVEYRDMPVIEDKNGRFLSLARSGEIAVIDDEGRERSADKLPYGTSLLVKDGQKVKLGDRLAEWDPFTMPMITEKPGVIKYQDVIEGKTMTEQTDEATGIAQRVITEYRASGRGANKEDLRPRLTLLDSDSGEAGRYMLANGATLSVTDGQEVVAGDVIARVSREAAKTRDITGGLPRVAELFEARIPKDNSIIAKVSGRVEYLRDYKAKRKIAIVPEEGEPVEYLVPKTKVIDVQEGDHVKKGDNLVSGSPDPHDILEVLGVEALAEYLVAEIQEVYRLQGVKINDKHIETIVRQMLQKVEITNGGDTTLLPGEQVDLEEMLEYNAKLTKKQVPAEGKPVLLGITKASLQTRSFISAASFQETTRVLTQAAVEGKKDSLIGLKENVIVGRLIPAGTGAGMNRARIAATGRDAALRAQQQKIADAMAAADDLKAEEAAAAAPAAEEAPVAEEAPAADVMVEDAPVADAPEVAPEAGEEEA, encoded by the coding sequence ATGAACCAAGTAACAAATTTCGCAAATCCGATCGCAAAGCCGGAAACATTTGACCAGATTCAAATCGGTCTTGCTTCACCTGAGCGCATCCGCAGCTGGTCATTCGGTGAAATCAAAAAACCGGAAACGATTAACTACCGGACGTTTAAGCCAGAGCGTGATGGTCTATTCTGTGCGCGTATCTTTGGTCCCGTAAAGGATTACGAATGCCTGTGCGGTAAATATAAGCGCATGAAATATAAAGGCATTGTCTGTGAGAAATGCGGTGTCGAAGTCACGGTAACCAAAGTCCGCCGGGAACGCATGGGTCATATCGATCTGGCCGCTCCCGTCGCGCATATCTGGTTCCTGAAATCCCTGCCTAGCCGCATCGGCCTCTTGCTTGACATGCAGCTTAAGCAGCTAGAGCGCGTGCTCTATTTTGAGAGCTATGTGGTTATCGAGCCCGGCCTGACAGCCTTGGAGAAATTCCAGCTGCTGACCGAAGACGAGATGCTCGAAGCACAGGATGAATATGGCGAAGACGCCTTCTCCGCCGGCATTGGCGCAGAAGCCGTCAAGATCATGTTGCAGGACCTCGATCTGGAGCGTGAAAAAGAAGACCTGATGGAAGAGCTGGCGACGACCAAGTCGACGCTGAAGCCCAAGAAGATCATCAAACGCCTGAAGGTTGTCGAAAGCTTCATCGAATCCGGCAACAAACCGGAATGGATGATCCTTGAAATCATTCCTGTGATTCCGCCCGAGCTGCGCCCACTGGTGCCGCTTGATGGTGGCCGTTTCGCGACGTCCGATCTCAACGATCTTTATCGCCGCGTGATCAACCGGAACAATCGCTTGAAACGCCTGATGGAACTGCGCGCGCCGGACATCATTGTCCGCAACGAGAAGCGCATGTTGCAGGAATCTGTCGATGCGCTGTTCGACAATGGTCGTCGTGGTCGTACCATTACCGGTGCGAACAAGCGTCCGCTGAAATCTCTGTCCGACATGCTGAAAGGCAAGCAGGGCCGTTTCCGTCAGAACCTTCTCGGTAAACGCGTCGACTATTCCGGTCGTTCGGTTATCGTGACCGGTCCTGAGCTGAAATTGCATCAGTGCGGTCTGCCGAAGAAAATGGCTTTGGAATTGTTCAAGCCGTTTATCTATGCGCGCCTTGATGCCAAGGGCCTTTCGATGACGCTCAAACAGGCCAAGAAATGGGTCGAAAAAGAGCGCAAGGAAGTCTGGGACATTTTGGAAGAAGTGATCCGCGAACATCCCGTGATGCTGAACCGCGCACCAACGCTTCACCGTTTGGGCATTCAGGCATTTGAGCCGGTACTGATCGAAGGTAAAGCCATTCAGCTTCACCCATTGGTCTGTTCCGCGTTTAACGCCGACTTTGACGGTGACCAAATGGCTGTTCACGTTCCACTGAGCCTTGAGGCGCAGCTGGAAGCCCGTGTCTTGATGATGTCGACCAACAACATCCTGTCACCAGCCAATGGTAAGCCGATTATCGTACCTTCACAGGATATGGTTCTCGGCATCTATTACCTCACCATGGATCGCAAAGGCGAGCCGGGCGAGGGCATGATGCTGGCTGATATGGCCGAAGTGCATCAGGCACTGGAAATCGGTGCGGTGACCTTGCACTCGAAAATCCACACTCGGGTTCCGCAGACTGATGAAGATGGTAACCCCATCCTCAAGCGGTTCGAAACCACACCGGGTCGTCTGCTGATTGCCGAATGTCTGCCGAAATCACATAAAGTTCCGTTCGACATTGTGAACCGCTTGCTGACCAAGAAAGAGGTTGGTGACGTGATTGACCAAGTTTATCGCCACACCGGTCAGAAAGACACGGTTCTGTTCGCGGATGCGATCATGGATCTTGGTTTCCGCCACGCGTGTAAGGCCGGTATTTCCTTCGGTAAGGATGACATGATCATTCCGGACTCGAAAGATGCGACGGTTGAAGAGACCCGCGCTCTGGTTGCTGATTATGAGCAGCAATATCAGGACGGTTTGATCACGCAGCAGGAAAAATATAACAAAGTGATCGACGCCTGGAGCCGTTGTGGTGATCAGGTGGCGAACGCCATGATGGACGAACTGGCGGCAACGCCAGAGGACGAGCATGGCCGCGAGCGTCAGATTAACGCCATCTACATGATGAGCCACTCTGGTGCCCGTGGTAGCCCAGCCCAGATGAAGCAGCTTGGCGGTATGCGCGGACTGATGGCCAAACCTTCTGGCGAGATTATTGAGACACCAATTATCTCGAACTTTAAAGAAGGCCTGACGGTTCTCGAATATTTCAACTCGACCCACGGTGCACGTAAAGGTCTGGCCGATACTGCTCTGAAAACCGCTAACTCCGGTTATCTGACGCGGCGTCTGGTTGACGTTTCACAAGACTGTACGATTGTTGAAAATGATTGCGGCACCGAAAATGCACTGGAGATGAAAGCTATCGTCCAGGGTGGTTCGGTCATCGCGTCGCTTGGCGAGCGTATCTTGGGCCGGACCATGGCTGAAGATATTGTCGACAGCAAAGACGACAGTGTTGTGATCAAAGCCGGCACATTGCTGGACGAAGCAGCCATCAAGGTGATCGAAGATCTCGGTATTCAATCCGCGCGTATTCGTTCTCCACTGGTCTGCGAATCCAAAATGGGTGTCTGCGGCACTTGCTATGGTCGTGATCTTGCTCGTGGTACACCAGTGAATATTGGTGAAGCCGTTGGTGTTATTGCGGCACAGTCCATCGGTGAGCCAGGCACGCAGCTAACCATGCGGACCTTCCATATCGGTGGTGCAGCGCAGCTGAACGAGCAATCCAATCTGGAGGCGGTCGCTGAAGGTAAGGTTGAATATCGCGACATGCCAGTGATCGAAGACAAGAACGGACGGTTCCTGTCGCTCGCTCGCTCTGGTGAAATTGCGGTTATCGATGATGAAGGGCGTGAGCGTAGTGCTGACAAACTTCCATATGGTACCAGCCTGCTGGTCAAGGATGGCCAGAAGGTCAAGCTGGGCGATCGTCTGGCTGAATGGGATCCATTCACCATGCCGATGATCACCGAGAAGCCTGGTGTTATCAAGTATCAGGATGTCATCGAAGGCAAAACTATGACCGAGCAGACCGATGAAGCGACCGGTATCGCACAGCGTGTGATCACCGAATATCGTGCATCGGGCCGCGGCGCTAACAAAGAGGATCTGCGTCCACGCTTGACCCTGCTTGATAGCGACAGCGGCGAAGCTGGCCGGTATATGCTTGCCAATGGCGCTACGCTCTCTGTGACCGACGGTCAGGAAGTGGTTGCTGGTGACGTGATTGCGCGTGTTTCTCGCGAAGCTGCGAAGACCCGCGACATTACCGGTGGTCTGCCACGTGTTGCCGAGCTGTTCGAAGCACGTATTCCGAAGGATAACTCGATCATAGCGAAGGTATCTGGCCGCGTTGAATATCTGCGCGACTATAAAGCCAAGCGTAAGATTGCGATTGTTCCCGAGGAAGGCGAACCAGTAGAATATCTGGTGCCGAAGACGAAAGTCATCGATGTTCAGGAAGGCGATCATGTTAAGAAAGGCGATAACCTGGTTTCCGGTTCGCCTGACCCGCATGATATTCTTGAAGTCTTGGGTGTGGAAGCGCTGGCTGAATATCTGGTTGCAGAGATTCAGGAAGTCTATCGACTGCAGGGCGTGAAAATCAACGATAAGCATATCGAGACGATTGTTCGTCAGATGTTGCAGAAAGTTGAGATCACCAATGGCGGCGATACAACACTTCTTCCTGGTGAACAGGTCGATCTTGAAGAGATGCTGGAATATAATGCCAAGCTGACCAAAAAGCAGGTTCCTGCCGAAGGTAAGCCGGTTCTATTGGGTATCACCAAGGCGAGCCTGCAGACACGTTCATTCATTTCTGCAGCTTCTTTCCAGGAAACCACCCGGGTGCTGACCCAGGCGGCTGTCGAAGGGAAGAAGGACTCGCTCATCGGTCTGAAAGAAAACGTCATCGTTGGACGTTTGATCCCGGCCGGTACGGGTGCAGGCATGAACCGGGCACGGATTGCGGCGACTGGCCGTGACGCCGCGCTCCGGGCTCAGCAGCAGAAAATCGCGGATGCCATGGCAGCTGCCGATGATCTGAAAGCCGAGGAGGCCGCAGCGGCTGCCCCAGCGGCTGAAGAAGCACCGGTTGCAGAAGAAGCGCCCGCAGCAGACGTGATGGTGGAAGACGCCCCTGTGGCCGACGCACCAGAAGTTGCTCCTGAAGCGGGAGAAGAGGAAGCATAG